A genomic stretch from uncultured Cohaesibacter sp. includes:
- a CDS encoding ABC transporter permease translates to MSELLSPEILMSIMVAAMGGATVILFAALGELVTERAGIWNMGVEGTMLVGCLIAYLVMAGSGSPILAAVAAIGAGMMAGLIIGFMTITLRVDHFVTGLGFNLLASGLTLFWFRSYVGGGKPPSYSTIDTLPIPGLADIPVIGPIFFNQHLLTYIALVCVPVIAIFLRRTTFGLETRAAGENPQFLEAKGLSVATRQYAALLFGSALTGLGGAFLMLAFADQFRPDISGGRGWLAIVAVIAGNWKPLRTMAAVLIFAILDSLAVHAQGVGVDVPYQFFLMLPYVASIGLLILIRSRSGQPAKLGVPYLRH, encoded by the coding sequence ATGTCTGAGCTGCTGTCTCCTGAAATTCTGATGTCAATCATGGTCGCCGCCATGGGCGGTGCAACGGTCATTCTGTTTGCTGCTTTAGGTGAACTGGTCACCGAGCGGGCGGGCATCTGGAATATGGGCGTGGAAGGAACGATGCTGGTTGGCTGCCTCATCGCCTATCTGGTGATGGCCGGAAGCGGCTCCCCCATCCTTGCCGCTGTTGCTGCCATCGGGGCTGGCATGATGGCCGGTCTCATCATCGGCTTCATGACCATAACGCTGCGAGTGGATCACTTTGTTACCGGCCTTGGCTTCAATCTGCTGGCCAGTGGCCTGACGCTCTTCTGGTTCCGCTCTTATGTTGGCGGGGGCAAACCGCCCAGCTATTCTACTATAGACACATTGCCCATTCCCGGGCTGGCGGATATTCCCGTCATCGGGCCGATCTTCTTCAATCAGCATCTCCTGACCTATATAGCGCTTGTCTGCGTGCCTGTGATCGCCATTTTTCTGCGCCGCACGACCTTTGGTCTTGAAACCCGCGCGGCAGGTGAAAATCCGCAATTTCTGGAAGCCAAGGGCCTTTCGGTCGCCACCCGCCAATATGCTGCGCTGTTGTTCGGCTCGGCTCTGACGGGGCTCGGCGGAGCCTTTCTGATGCTTGCTTTTGCCGACCAGTTCCGCCCCGATATTTCTGGCGGGCGCGGCTGGCTGGCCATCGTGGCCGTCATTGCGGGCAACTGGAAGCCGCTCCGCACCATGGCGGCGGTGCTGATTTTCGCTATTCTTGACAGTCTTGCGGTTCATGCCCAAGGTGTCGGGGTCGATGTGCCCTATCAATTCTTTCTCATGTTGCCCTATGTGGCGTCCATCGGCCTGTTGATTTTAATCCGCAGTCGGTCCGGCCAGCCAGCAAAACTGGGCGTCCCTTATCTGCGACACTAA
- a CDS encoding ABC transporter permease has protein sequence MIEITRRETVATKARIAAYILALVMGFACTSLLIWASGASVSEGFSALFEGAFGSEEAMLQSLVAATPLIFTGLATVIAYRAEIWSIGQEGQMFAGAMSGYFASLYLGGAPMLVAVPVIIVAAMIGGALLGMLCGWLKSRFAVNEIISTVMLNYVIVYFLSYLLAGGPWTAEGTTSYHQTALLADNFRLPLIVSDVKLHIGFVLALLATLLCWAILKYTPFGFEIRALGANPTALRFKGVNVARTILIVMAVSGALSALAGVSEIFGVNYRLKGDVLTGLGFTGIIVGMIGGLNPLGALIAALLFGALENGSLYMSVLSDIPPALVPAMQGILLLFFLSASVIVRYRVRIRRASHV, from the coding sequence ATGATCGAAATTACCCGCCGCGAAACGGTCGCCACCAAGGCCCGGATTGCCGCCTATATCCTTGCGCTTGTCATGGGCTTTGCCTGCACATCCTTGTTGATCTGGGCCAGTGGCGCCAGCGTCTCCGAGGGTTTCTCGGCGCTGTTTGAAGGGGCCTTCGGGTCTGAGGAAGCCATGCTGCAAAGCCTCGTGGCCGCCACGCCACTGATCTTTACCGGCCTTGCCACTGTAATCGCCTATCGCGCCGAGATCTGGAGTATCGGGCAGGAGGGGCAGATGTTTGCCGGTGCCATGAGCGGCTATTTCGCTTCCCTTTATCTGGGCGGGGCTCCGATGCTGGTTGCCGTGCCGGTGATCATCGTCGCCGCAATGATTGGTGGAGCTTTGCTGGGCATGCTTTGTGGTTGGCTCAAGAGCCGTTTTGCCGTCAACGAGATCATCTCCACCGTGATGCTCAACTATGTCATCGTCTATTTTCTTTCCTATCTTTTGGCAGGCGGCCCCTGGACGGCTGAAGGCACGACATCCTACCATCAGACAGCTCTGTTGGCGGACAATTTCCGCCTGCCTCTGATCGTCTCCGACGTCAAGCTGCATATAGGATTCGTGCTGGCCCTTCTGGCCACTCTCCTATGCTGGGCTATTCTCAAATACACGCCTTTCGGCTTTGAGATTCGCGCACTGGGGGCCAACCCGACAGCGCTGCGCTTCAAGGGCGTCAATGTTGCCCGCACCATTCTGATTGTCATGGCGGTGAGCGGAGCCCTGTCGGCATTGGCTGGCGTCTCCGAAATTTTCGGCGTCAACTATCGCCTCAAGGGGGACGTGCTAACCGGCCTCGGCTTTACCGGCATCATCGTGGGCATGATCGGTGGCCTCAATCCGCTGGGAGCCCTCATTGCGGCGCTGTTGTTCGGGGCGCTGGAAAATGGCTCACTTTATATGAGCGTTCTGTCTGATATTCCCCCCGCGCTTGTGCCTGCCATGCAGGGCATCCTGCTGCTCTTTTTCCTCAGCGCATCGGTGATCGTTCGCTATCGTGTCCGCATCCGGAGGGCCTCCCATGTCTGA